The Intestinibaculum porci DNA window ACGAAATTATCGACTGTGAAGGCAGCGGTAAATTCAAACAGGATGGCGATGTCAAAATTGAAATTGCCATGCAATATAATGATGGCTATCAGCCCAATATTTATTCCTTCTGTAATAACATTAACACGCATGAAGGCGGAACCCATGAAGAAGGTTTCCGTTTAGCCTTAACCCGTGTGATTAATAACTATGCCCGTAAAAACGGTTATCTCAAAGAAAAGGATGATAATCTCTCTGGTGAAGACTGTCGTGAAGGATTAACGGCTATTATTTCTGTCAAACATCCGGATCCGCAGTATGAAGGCCAGACCAAAATGAAATTAGGTTCAGCGGAAGTCCGCCGAATCACGAATTCAGTTTTCTCGCAGGCATTAGATAAATTCTTATTAGAACATCCTGATGTCGCTAAGATCATCATGGATAAAGTTACTTTAGCTTCTAAAGCCCGCATGGCTGCCAAACGTGCCCGTGAAATGACAAGAAGAAAAACGGCTTTAGATGTCTCTAACTTACCAGGTAAATTAGCTGACTGCTCGTCGAAAGATCCAAGCGAATGCGAGATCTTCATCGTCGAAGGGGACTCTGCCGGCGGGAGTGCGAAAACCGGTCGAGATCGTCGTACTCAGGCTATCTTGCCACTGCGTGGGAAGATCCTGAACGTTGAAAAAGCACGCTTAGAACGTATCTTAGGCAACGCTGAAATTCGTTCGATGATTACCGCTTTTGGAACTGGTATTGGTGATGAATTTGATATCTCAAAATTGCGTTATCATAAGATTGTCATCATGACCGATGCCGATGTCGATGGGGGTCATATCAGAATTCTGATGTTAACATTCCTCTATCGCTTCTTAAGACCATTAATTGAAGGCGGCTATGTCTATGCCGCGCAGCCACCGCTTTACCTGCTTAAACACGGTAAAGAAGAACATTATCTTTACAGTGATTATGAATTAGATAAACTCCGTGAAGAGTTAGGTGCAGGCGCTAAATACACGATTCAGCGTTACAAAGGTTTAGGTGAAATGAACGCCGAACAGTTATGGGATACAACAATGGATCCGGAAAAACGTGTGTTATTACAAATTAACTTAGACGATGCCATGACCGCTGATATGTTATTTGATCAGCTGATGGGCGAAAACGTTGAACCAAGAAGAGAATTTATTCGAGAAAATGCGAAGTATGTCGAACTCGCAGATCTTGATATCTAGTAGGAGGACGTCATGGAAGAACGTGGAATTAAGAAAATTAATCTGACGGGTGAAATGAAGAAATCCTTCATTGAATATGCGATGTCCGTTATTATGGCGCGTGCCCTGCCGGATGCCCGCGATGGGATGAAACCGGTCCAGCGCCGTATCATTCATGGGATGAATGAATTAGGCTGTTATAGTGACAAGCCTTATAAGAAATCAGCCAGAATTGTTGGGGAAGTCATGGGAAAATATCACCCTCATGGTGACTCCTCAATTTATGAAGCCTTAGTTCGTATGGCTCAGGATTTCTCTTATCGTTATATGTTAGTTGATGGCCATGGGAACTTTGGTTCGATCGATGGTGACGGCGCCGCCGCCATGCGATATACCGAATCAAGAATGTCAAAAATCTGTATGGAAATGGTTCGTGATATCAATAAAGATACCGTTGACTTTATGCCTAAC harbors:
- the gyrB gene encoding DNA topoisomerase (ATP-hydrolyzing) subunit B, which encodes MDKKRLEEIDAYDDSDIQVLKGLEAVRVRPGMYIGSTSSTGLHHLVWEIVDNSIDEALAGFCSQIQVVMMENDVIKVIDNGRGMPTGVNADTGLSTIETIFTVLHAGGKFDNKAYATSGGLHGVGASVVNALSEWLEVYVHRDGKIYYQRFENGGSPVDELSIVGDCDDTGTTVMFKADPTIFTETTTYDFETLNTRIRELAFLNKGLKMILEDQRDPEHPVKKEYHYEGGIKEYVAYLNRSKTPLHDEIIDCEGSGKFKQDGDVKIEIAMQYNDGYQPNIYSFCNNINTHEGGTHEEGFRLALTRVINNYARKNGYLKEKDDNLSGEDCREGLTAIISVKHPDPQYEGQTKMKLGSAEVRRITNSVFSQALDKFLLEHPDVAKIIMDKVTLASKARMAAKRAREMTRRKTALDVSNLPGKLADCSSKDPSECEIFIVEGDSAGGSAKTGRDRRTQAILPLRGKILNVEKARLERILGNAEIRSMITAFGTGIGDEFDISKLRYHKIVIMTDADVDGGHIRILMLTFLYRFLRPLIEGGYVYAAQPPLYLLKHGKEEHYLYSDYELDKLREELGAGAKYTIQRYKGLGEMNAEQLWDTTMDPEKRVLLQINLDDAMTADMLFDQLMGENVEPRREFIRENAKYVELADLDI